Proteins from a single region of Butyrivibrio fibrisolvens:
- a CDS encoding extracellular solute-binding protein, giving the protein MKKNMLKRSLALAMSSAMVMGALTGCSDASTQQGQTDGTQQSGTTDDKKTDTSSSSGGGETASVEGAGIDSWQPFADNVKLQIPVYDRGGEVDVTNNYWTQWIQTNFGDKYNITVEFVAIPRGDVLNAYANLANAQDLPTILMEYDFPKQAQWADDGYLQELDLEKLKTVAPNYYAMMEEQGNLDYTDLNDTTYFALAERPYSQNTYNYVTFYRQDWLDQLGLEYPTTWEDTLKVYAAIKEAGLAEYPAGGTKISGAGVDQNYGYRSNPQDEYEWATTGDYAIPALSTEAQKNLLKRRNELYNLGYFNPDFTQREAADGEADFIAGNAFTYSAYIAPSISVLDSFYETNPDAHLSIAVCPGLIEDTGSDGISTTNAYRPNNNFGMMIGFSALASDDEITAAMMYMEWMLAGEVDGTSALFTMQYGIEGETFEYDENNYPVITNNTEGEYAMANNNKDYWCVAVESKTLGTIEDDIKLNMPVNYPDSDEWYQQILDNYKGMESMVDSGVIQPDCNFAVTLTSVTDNQEALLGLYEEFASKLTVASEDEFDTLYEQFKQEYLDAGYQAIIDERGQAYNDGMTSKMK; this is encoded by the coding sequence ATGAAAAAGAACATGCTTAAAAGAAGTCTTGCACTTGCGATGAGTAGTGCGATGGTCATGGGGGCACTTACAGGCTGCTCAGACGCTTCTACGCAGCAGGGACAGACAGATGGTACTCAGCAGTCAGGAACTACTGATGACAAGAAGACAGATACATCTTCTTCATCAGGCGGCGGTGAGACTGCAAGCGTTGAGGGCGCAGGCATTGACAGTTGGCAGCCATTTGCAGACAATGTAAAACTTCAGATCCCTGTATATGACAGAGGTGGCGAAGTAGATGTTACTAACAACTACTGGACACAGTGGATACAGACAAACTTTGGTGACAAGTACAATATCACAGTTGAGTTTGTAGCTATTCCTCGTGGTGACGTTCTTAATGCATATGCAAACCTTGCTAATGCACAGGATCTTCCTACAATCCTTATGGAATACGACTTCCCTAAGCAGGCGCAGTGGGCTGATGACGGATATCTTCAGGAACTCGATCTTGAGAAACTTAAAACAGTAGCTCCAAACTACTATGCAATGATGGAAGAGCAGGGCAACCTTGACTATACAGATCTTAATGACACAACATATTTTGCTCTTGCAGAGAGACCTTATTCACAGAATACATACAACTATGTAACCTTCTATCGTCAGGACTGGCTTGATCAGTTGGGTCTTGAGTATCCTACAACATGGGAAGATACACTTAAAGTATATGCAGCTATCAAGGAAGCAGGTCTTGCTGAGTATCCTGCAGGAGGAACTAAGATCTCAGGCGCTGGCGTAGACCAGAACTATGGCTACAGATCAAATCCTCAGGATGAGTATGAGTGGGCTACAACAGGTGATTATGCAATCCCTGCACTTTCTACAGAGGCTCAGAAGAATCTTCTTAAGAGAAGAAATGAACTTTACAACCTTGGATATTTCAATCCTGACTTTACACAGAGAGAAGCAGCTGATGGCGAAGCTGATTTCATCGCAGGTAACGCATTTACATATTCAGCATACATTGCTCCTTCAATCTCAGTTCTTGATTCTTTCTATGAGACTAACCCTGATGCACACCTTTCAATCGCTGTTTGCCCAGGTCTTATAGAGGATACAGGTTCAGACGGAATTTCTACAACTAACGCATATCGTCCTAACAACAACTTCGGTATGATGATCGGCTTCTCAGCTCTTGCATCTGATGACGAGATCACAGCAGCTATGATGTACATGGAATGGATGCTTGCAGGTGAAGTTGATGGAACAAGTGCTCTTTTCACAATGCAGTATGGTATTGAAGGTGAGACATTTGAGTATGACGAGAACAACTACCCTGTAATCACTAACAATACAGAGGGTGAGTACGCTATGGCCAACAACAATAAAGACTATTGGTGCGTAGCTGTTGAGTCCAAGACTCTTGGCACTATCGAAGATGATATCAAGCTCAACATGCCTGTTAATTATCCTGATTCTGACGAGTGGTATCAGCAGATCCTTGATAACTATAAGGGAATGGAATCAATGGTTGACAGCGGTGTTATCCAGCCTGACTGTAACTTCGCAGTAACACTTACATCTGTAACAGATAACCAGGAAGCTCTCCTTGGCCTTTATGAAGAGTTTGCTTCAAAGCTTACAGTTGCTTCCGAAGATGAGTTTGATACACTTTATGAGCAGTTCAAACAGGAATACCTTGATGCAGGATATCAGGCAATCATCGATGAAAGAGGACAGGCTTACAATGATGGAATGACCTCCAAGATGAAATAA
- a CDS encoding glycoside hydrolase family 88 protein, whose amino-acid sequence MTVLDFDKKVIEDTMDHIVDKTMNMDLTWDWPCGVAYYGIAKAYEVTGKKEYLDVLKARIDEYVDDLGLPKVWTVNTCAMGHCLITLYDATGDKKYWDIVMSKVDYLENEALRFGDNVLQHTVSANNDFPEQCWADTLFMAAFFLLRVGVHEKDEELIDDALNQYYWHIKYLQNKETGFYYHGYNNISKDHMSGFYWGRANAWAAFTMSQVGHILPEAYLYPQFLDIVGSLNEQLSALKTVQTENGLWRTILDDPESYEEISASAGIAAAMLSKGNPLHIKYINKSIKGILANVSPEGRVMNVSGGTAVMKDRDGYRNISRDWMQGWGQGLALAFFAGLLEYENLRSDGAL is encoded by the coding sequence ATGACAGTACTTGATTTTGACAAAAAAGTTATTGAAGACACAATGGATCACATAGTTGATAAGACCATGAACATGGATCTTACATGGGACTGGCCTTGCGGAGTTGCATATTATGGCATAGCCAAAGCTTATGAAGTCACAGGTAAAAAAGAATACCTTGATGTTTTAAAAGCAAGGATAGATGAATATGTAGATGACCTGGGACTTCCTAAGGTGTGGACTGTTAATACATGCGCTATGGGTCACTGCCTTATAACTTTATACGATGCAACAGGGGATAAAAAATACTGGGATATCGTAATGAGTAAGGTGGATTATCTGGAAAATGAAGCCTTAAGATTTGGTGATAACGTACTTCAGCATACTGTATCAGCTAATAATGATTTCCCTGAACAGTGCTGGGCAGATACTCTTTTCATGGCAGCTTTTTTCCTTTTAAGAGTTGGTGTTCATGAAAAGGATGAAGAGCTGATAGATGATGCGCTTAATCAGTACTATTGGCATATCAAATATCTTCAGAACAAAGAGACGGGCTTTTACTATCACGGTTATAACAATATTTCCAAAGATCATATGTCAGGTTTTTATTGGGGAAGAGCTAATGCATGGGCTGCTTTTACCATGTCACAGGTAGGTCATATTCTTCCTGAAGCATATCTGTATCCGCAGTTTCTGGATATAGTCGGATCTTTAAATGAGCAGCTTTCAGCACTTAAAACTGTTCAGACAGAAAACGGATTATGGAGGACTATACTTGATGATCCCGAGTCATATGAAGAGATATCAGCTTCTGCAGGTATTGCAGCTGCGATGCTCTCTAAAGGCAATCCGCTTCATATCAAATATATAAATAAATCGATAAAAGGTATACTTGCAAATGTTTCTCCTGAAGGCAGAGTTATGAACGTTTCAGGCGGAACAGCAGTCATGAAAGACAGGGATGGATATAGAAACATTAGCAGAGACTGGAT